The following DNA comes from Thermoproteales archaeon.
GTCAAGCCAGACTCTAACATAGACACATCTCCCTTTACAATATGCGCTATACCATCCTCTTCCTCACGCACAGCCTCAACCTCCAACTTTTCCCCACTGGGGAGAATAAGCCAGCCCGTATCCGTGTCTAAGCCACCGCTAGGGCCAGGATGAAATGCAGTCTCGTAAAGAAATACCTTATTGTCGACGACGGCCGCAATTTTCGT
Coding sequences within:
- a CDS encoding alanyl-tRNA editing protein encodes the protein MSIKTKLLFQEDSYLREFETKIAAVVDNKVFLYETAFHPGPSGGLDTDTGWLILPSGEKLEVEAVREEEDGIAHIVKGDVSMLESGLTVKGIIDWERRYRMMRLHTASHVIAALLYEKYGARVTGGHIGPE